The following proteins are encoded in a genomic region of Streptomyces sp. SLBN-31:
- the msrA gene encoding peptide-methionine (S)-S-oxide reductase MsrA — protein MFLYSRTPQLPTREQALQGRPEPIFTVPDRHTVLGTPLLGPYPEGLEVADFGLGCFWGAERTFWRLPAGVWTTLVGYQGGYTEHPTYEEVCSGLTGHTEVVRVVFDPALISYERLLKTFWESHDPTQGFRQGNDVGTQYRSAIHTHTPEQATTAEASRKAYQRVLTDAGHGTITTEILPAQPRPLYPAEGYHQQYLEKNPAGYCGIGGTGVKLSDPFETRWGASCPTGLTSAPAGE, from the coding sequence ATGTTCCTGTACAGCCGTACGCCCCAGCTCCCCACCCGCGAGCAGGCTCTCCAGGGCCGCCCGGAGCCGATCTTCACGGTCCCCGACCGGCACACCGTCCTCGGCACCCCGCTCCTGGGCCCCTACCCCGAGGGCCTGGAGGTGGCCGACTTCGGCCTGGGCTGCTTCTGGGGCGCCGAGCGCACGTTCTGGCGGCTTCCGGCCGGGGTGTGGACCACCCTGGTCGGCTACCAGGGCGGTTACACCGAGCACCCCACCTACGAGGAGGTCTGCTCCGGCCTGACCGGCCACACGGAGGTGGTCCGCGTGGTCTTCGACCCCGCTCTCATCTCGTACGAACGCCTTCTGAAGACCTTCTGGGAGTCCCACGACCCCACCCAGGGCTTCCGCCAGGGCAACGACGTGGGCACCCAGTACCGCTCGGCGATCCATACCCACACCCCCGAACAGGCAACGACCGCCGAGGCCTCCCGCAAGGCCTACCAACGCGTCCTCACCGACGCGGGCCACGGCACGATCACAACGGAAATCCTCCCGGCGCAGCCCCGCCCGCTCTATCCGGCAGAGGGATACCACCAGCAGTATCTGGAAAAGAACCCGGCGGGGTACTGCGGGATCGGCGGGACGGGGGTCAAGCTAAGTGACCCGTTTGAGACGCGCTGGGGAGCGTCTTGCCCGACGGGACTTACGTCGGCTCCCGCGGGTGAGTGA